Proteins from one Scyliorhinus canicula chromosome 6, sScyCan1.1, whole genome shotgun sequence genomic window:
- the LOC119967884 gene encoding serine protease FAM111B-like, whose protein sequence is MPLKQRRKSKTPLKPLGKESMDRYINKVNSENISPSPVLGKKSHTERREPLSVRKGSNGARIMRVAPPGHATEHSEEDSVKEFTFNFQRNSTQHVARGKLDENLYSVLMSSEAFKEEEGKNDGKVFDFIGRNNIEGSVNLGMPCKCLPDKAHFEVIFYRDNNELCYRADSSSGKKCVIFYIRSTGKSAGEFSTAPKHIIRSESLRKGGHDLCVYAFAGETIREAVCKDRRFLPKLEEHIWYLKEGQKSWQFTHSVNDLHNKHFELKLTNKIFKAGNKADNTSPKGKQAEENVPGKGNDLLRELVEQVDQSLEKSKGTKKGIGKNWNLLKVEFGKVTSDGVPITVHEMLVRLSEAVGFVKWNNNGIGGTASCFHLGNGYILTCYHVVKMIIGDGVPENEGEAIIEKSTKVTFTYKEDNPTGGWYEVKPWFKLYSSDLDYAVLSLKTCAGQSSQLPPAVSPIVISPPSNGVVYIIGHPDGVRKSTDTCIVIPYGQRNIGYYVQVFTKYSFREITGPDRITYNTCFFHGASGSPLFDSFGQLVGMHAGGYKYEIGLKMNSVIEFGPSITSIAAHMEKHHRGFDRSFFFTRQNETQDKQNVPSNDQQEIPMDIE, encoded by the coding sequence GTGAACTCTGAAAACATATCTCCCAGCCCAGTTCTGGGTAAAAAATCTCACACTGAAAGAAGGGAACCTCTCTCTGTAAGGAAAGGCTCCAATGGTGCAAGGATAATGCGAGTGGCTCCACCAGGCCACGCTACAGAGCACAGTGAAGAGGACAGCGTGAAAGAGTTCACATTCAACTTCCAAAGGAACAGCACCCAGCACGTAGCAAGAGGGAAACTGGATGAGAATTTATATTCTGTTCTGATGTCTTCTGAGGCAttcaaggaggaggaagggaaAAATGATGGGAAGGTTTTTGATTTCATTGGGAGAAATAACATTGAAGGTAGTGTTAATCTCGGAATGCCATGCAAATGTCTCCCAGATAAAGCCCATTTTGAAGTGATATTCTATCGAGATAACAATGAGCTGTGCTATCGAGCTGACAGTTCTTCAGGCAAGAAGTGTGTTATATTCTATATCAGGAGCACTGGAAAATCAGCTGGCGAATTTAGCACAGCACCGAAACATATCATCAGGAGCGAATCTCTGAGAAAAGGTGGGCATGATCTGTGTGTTTACGCCTTTGCAGGCGAGACCATCCGGGAGGCTGTGTGTAAGGATAGGAGGTTCCTACCTAAACTTGAGGAGCATATATGGTACCTGAAGGAAGGGCAGAAATCTTGGCAGTTCACCCACAGCGTGAATGATCTCCACAACAAACACTTTGAACTTAAACTGACCAACAAAATATTCAAAGCAGGAAATAAGGCAGACAATACCAGTCCCAAGGGGAAACAGGCTGAGGAAAATGTGCCAGGAAAAGGGAACGATCTGCTCCGTGAGCTGGTCGAGCAGGTTGACCAAAGTTTGGAAAAAAGTAAAGGCACTAAGAAAGGCATTGGAAAGAATTGGAACCTGCTCAAGGTAGAGTTTGGGAAGGTCACAAGTGATGGAGTTCCCATTACAGTCCATGAAATGCTGGTGCGATTGAGTGAGGCAGTTGGATTCGTCAAATGGAATAACAACGGGATTGGAGGGACTGCGTCTTGCTTCCACCTCGGTAATGGCTACATTCTGACATGTTATCACGTAGTGAAGATGATCATTGGAGATGGGGTGCCTGAGAATGAGGGGGAGGCCATAATAGAGAAATCTACTAAGGTGACCTTCACCTACAAAGAGGACAATCCTACCGGTGGCTGGTATGAAGTTAAGCCATGGTTCAAACTGTACAGCTCAGATCTTGACTATGCAGTGCTGAGCCTAAAGACTTGTGCTGGTCAGAGTTCACAACTTCCACCAGCTGTGTCACCCATTGTAATCTCCCCACCCAGTAATGGAGTGGTCTACATTATAGGTCACCCTGATGGAGTTCGCAAATCCACTGACACTTGCATTGTCATCCCCTATGGTCAGCGAAACATTGGATACTATGTGCAAGTTTTCACTAAGTACTCTTTCCGAGAAATCACAGGTCCTGACAGGATTACCTACAACACTTGCTTCTTCCATGGTGCCTCTGGTTCTCCACTGTTCGATTCCTTTGGCCAGCTTGTGGGAATGCACGCTGGAGGATATAAATATGAAATCGGCTTGAAGATGAACAGTGTGATTGAATTTGGTCCGTCCATTACATCCATTGCAGCCCACATGGAGAAACATCATCGAGGATTTGACAGGTCATTTTTCTTCACGCGTCAAAATGAAACCCAGGACAAGCAGAACGTCCCGTCCAACGACCAGCAGGAGATTCCAATGGACATTGAGTAA